A genomic window from Synergistaceae bacterium DZ-S4 includes:
- a CDS encoding DegT/DnrJ/EryC1/StrS family aminotransferase: MSDKKFLPFALPDIGEEEINEVVDSLRSGWLTTGPKTKRFESDFKSFLGNDVTALAVNSATAGLHLALEACGIGREDEVITTTFTFTSTAEVARYLGAHPVLVDIDPASLNIDISLIEKSITSKTKAIIPVHIGGLPCNMSEILRIARKHKLKVIEDAAHAFPVSYKGNMIGTLDSDVTVFSFYATKTITTGEGGMLVTKDPKIAARASTMRLHGIDRDAFDRYTSDKPSWYYEIIAPGYKYNMTDIAASIGIHQLKKANIFKKRRTQIANAYVEGLQSLPIDLPLLNLNDGDNAWHLFQIRLKNDSPVSRDNFIKNMSEEGIGCSVHFIPSHMQPYYKEAYDLKESDFPVATKVFKSIVSLPIYTKMTDSDVSFVIEKVRKVLSA, from the coding sequence ATGTCTGATAAAAAATTCTTGCCTTTTGCTTTGCCTGATATTGGAGAAGAAGAAATAAACGAAGTAGTAGATTCTCTTCGTTCAGGTTGGTTGACTACAGGTCCAAAAACAAAAAGATTTGAATCAGATTTTAAGTCTTTCTTGGGGAATGATGTGACTGCTCTTGCAGTGAATTCTGCAACTGCCGGCTTACATCTTGCGCTTGAGGCATGTGGCATTGGTCGTGAAGACGAAGTTATTACAACTACATTTACATTTACATCAACTGCAGAAGTGGCTAGGTATCTTGGGGCCCACCCTGTCTTGGTAGACATTGATCCTGCATCTTTGAATATTGACATTTCTCTTATTGAAAAATCAATTACATCAAAGACAAAAGCGATCATCCCCGTTCATATTGGAGGATTGCCCTGTAATATGAGTGAAATATTACGAATTGCCAGGAAGCACAAATTGAAAGTTATTGAAGATGCTGCTCATGCGTTCCCTGTCAGTTACAAGGGTAATATGATAGGAACTCTTGACTCAGACGTTACAGTCTTCAGCTTTTACGCTACTAAAACAATTACTACCGGAGAAGGTGGGATGCTTGTAACTAAAGATCCTAAAATAGCTGCAAGGGCCAGTACGATGAGATTGCACGGAATAGACCGGGATGCTTTCGACCGCTATACCTCAGACAAACCATCCTGGTACTATGAGATCATAGCTCCGGGTTATAAATACAACATGACAGACATCGCTGCCTCAATTGGTATACATCAACTAAAGAAAGCAAATATTTTTAAAAAGCGAAGAACTCAAATTGCCAACGCTTATGTTGAAGGTTTACAGTCGCTTCCTATCGACCTGCCCTTGCTAAATTTGAATGACGGAGACAACGCTTGGCATCTTTTTCAGATAAGGCTTAAAAATGATTCTCCTGTCTCACGAGATAATTTTATTAAAAATATGTCAGAAGAGGGGATTGGCTGCAGTGTTCATTTCATTCCTTCCCATATGCAGCCTTACTATAAAGAAGCCTACGATCTGAAAGAATCTGATTTCCCTGTTGCTACAAAAGTTTTTAAATCTATAGTAAGCTTGCCGATATATACAAAAATGACTGATTCAGATGTGTCTTTTGTGATAGAAAAAGTAAGAAAAGTTCTCAGTGCATGA
- a CDS encoding ATP-binding protein, whose translation KHFAGWGELMSDPVIATAMLDRLLHHAHVINIRGETYRLRGRSKAGFVSVPPAVINPALS comes from the coding sequence CAAACACTTTGCTGGCTGGGGAGAGTTGATGAGTGATCCGGTTATAGCTACGGCAATGCTTGACCGCCTGCTGCATCACGCTCATGTTATTAACATACGCGGTGAAACATATCGACTAAGAGGAAGGTCAAAGGCCGGGTTTGTTTCTGTTCCTCCCGCTGTAATTAATCCGGCGTTATCTTAA
- a CDS encoding sugar transferase: protein MIVKRLLDLFLSVSGLIILSPLFLLISLWIKIDSKGPVFYRQVRVGKNMEPFKIFKFRTMVHDPHGKGLQLTTSDDKRITRSGRFLRKTKLDELPQLINVLIGEMSLVGPRPEVPKYVRYYPEEVRKIVLSVPPGITDRASLEFKNENEILNLSKNPEKTYIDEILPVKLKYYVGYVENRTLLGDIKIIIDTFWELI, encoded by the coding sequence ATGATTGTAAAAAGATTGTTGGATCTATTTTTGTCGGTTTCAGGGCTAATTATTTTAAGCCCACTGTTTTTGTTGATCTCTCTTTGGATAAAGATTGATTCCAAAGGGCCGGTTTTTTACAGACAGGTCCGGGTCGGTAAAAACATGGAACCATTTAAAATATTTAAGTTCAGGACTATGGTTCATGACCCGCATGGCAAGGGATTACAGTTGACCACAAGCGATGATAAAAGGATAACCAGATCGGGAAGATTTCTTAGGAAGACCAAGCTGGATGAACTGCCGCAATTAATCAATGTATTAATAGGTGAAATGAGCCTTGTTGGGCCGCGGCCGGAAGTTCCCAAATACGTAAGATACTATCCGGAAGAAGTAAGGAAAATCGTTCTTTCTGTTCCCCCGGGAATCACAGACAGGGCTTCTTTGGAGTTCAAGAATGAAAACGAAATTCTTAATTTGTCCAAAAACCCTGAGAAAACATATATAGATGAAATTTTGCCTGTTAAGCTGAAATATTATGTAGGATACGTCGAAAACAGGACGTTGTTAGGGGATATCAAGATAATCATTGATACTTTTTGGGAGTTAATATAA
- a CDS encoding polysaccharide biosynthesis protein, protein MSIYLKTASRGRYVLSLDFISLALAVYLGYALRLTFFIEMGYAGELLQTIFIFSACILIPMIWGGVYKVVWPRASVEEYTILLRWYVAGTAIFLVLFKLSDELRVPRSSLSILIILGLLFLTTTRAFWKLAFVTRSGRSCQQQRALVIGAGEAGTLLARDLLRNDTELTPIGFIDDDPGLQNMKVASLDVLGNTKDIRRIVMENDVEVVLIAIPSASGNKIKEFVSSLEGLNVRVRILPSLIDLADGHVSVKKLRSVKLEDLLRREPIRLDDPGVENLIKGKRVLVTGAGGSIGSEICRQVAAKGPSELLVLGHGEQSIYNLLESFALSGNKVPLVPIIADIADKVTLEAIFKKHMPNLVFHAAAHKHVPLMEDNPREALRVNSYGTRTLAEMAGKYRAERMVMISTDKAVHPSSIMGATKRIAERMLFYVQKRYPDTSYMAVRFGNVLGSRGSVIPKFEQQIERGGPVTVTHKDMKRYFMLIPEAVSLVLRAGTMGEGGELFVLDMGEPVNIAEMAETLIRLHGHEPYKDIKIEFTGIRPGEKLYEELFYDPDHVDTTASEKIYLSKFSPEKESLLPRVEKLLADSAGGTLSEAELKAAIFQLGGNGELDHGQATGKQ, encoded by the coding sequence TTGTCTATTTATCTTAAAACTGCGTCAAGGGGGAGATATGTGCTTTCCCTTGACTTTATTTCACTTGCGCTCGCTGTCTACTTGGGCTATGCTCTCAGGCTCACTTTCTTTATCGAAATGGGATACGCCGGCGAACTTCTTCAGACTATTTTCATCTTCTCTGCATGCATTCTTATCCCTATGATATGGGGCGGAGTATACAAAGTAGTATGGCCCAGAGCCAGCGTGGAGGAATATACTATCCTGCTCAGATGGTATGTGGCAGGGACAGCCATTTTCCTGGTCCTCTTCAAGCTAAGCGATGAATTGAGGGTGCCCAGGTCTTCCCTCTCGATACTTATTATTCTCGGTCTCCTCTTCCTTACAACGACGCGGGCGTTCTGGAAGCTTGCCTTTGTCACACGTTCGGGTAGGTCCTGCCAGCAGCAGCGTGCCCTCGTAATAGGAGCGGGGGAGGCGGGGACTCTCCTTGCAAGGGACCTTCTAAGAAATGACACGGAACTGACTCCCATCGGCTTCATTGACGATGACCCCGGACTTCAAAACATGAAGGTTGCTTCTCTGGACGTGCTTGGCAATACAAAGGACATCCGCAGGATCGTCATGGAAAATGACGTCGAAGTTGTCCTTATAGCTATCCCTTCTGCCTCCGGAAACAAGATAAAGGAGTTCGTCAGTTCCCTTGAAGGGCTTAATGTTCGTGTACGTATACTGCCCAGCCTCATCGACCTTGCCGACGGGCACGTCAGCGTCAAAAAACTCCGCTCGGTAAAGCTCGAAGACCTTCTCCGCAGAGAGCCGATAAGGCTTGACGACCCCGGTGTCGAAAATCTGATAAAGGGCAAGCGTGTCCTCGTAACGGGAGCGGGAGGATCTATCGGATCTGAGATCTGCAGGCAGGTCGCCGCCAAAGGACCTTCCGAACTGCTTGTACTCGGCCACGGGGAGCAGTCAATATATAATCTGCTCGAATCATTCGCCCTGTCGGGAAACAAAGTCCCACTGGTGCCGATAATCGCTGACATAGCAGACAAAGTGACCCTGGAAGCGATATTTAAAAAACATATGCCGAACCTCGTCTTTCACGCCGCGGCCCACAAGCACGTTCCGCTTATGGAAGACAACCCAAGAGAGGCTCTTCGCGTCAATTCCTACGGAACGAGGACCCTTGCGGAAATGGCAGGGAAATACCGGGCTGAGAGAATGGTAATGATATCAACGGACAAGGCGGTCCACCCCTCGAGTATAATGGGAGCGACAAAGAGGATCGCAGAGCGCATGTTATTCTATGTTCAGAAGAGATACCCGGATACATCCTATATGGCTGTGCGCTTCGGAAACGTCCTGGGAAGCCGCGGCAGCGTCATCCCCAAGTTCGAACAGCAGATAGAGCGCGGAGGCCCGGTGACAGTAACACACAAGGACATGAAGCGCTACTTCATGCTCATCCCGGAAGCTGTCAGCCTTGTCCTCCGGGCAGGAACTATGGGAGAGGGCGGAGAACTCTTCGTCCTCGACATGGGAGAGCCCGTAAACATAGCGGAAATGGCCGAGACCCTCATAAGGCTCCACGGCCACGAACCATACAAGGATATTAAGATAGAGTTCACAGGCATCCGCCCCGGAGAAAAGCTCTACGAAGAGCTCTTCTACGACCCGGATCACGTAGACACGACAGCCAGCGAAAAGATCTACCTGAGCAAGTTCTCCCCCGAGAAAGAATCGCTTCTGCCCAGAGTCGAAAAGCTTTTGGCAGACTCGGCTGGAGGTACTTTGTCTGAAGCAGAGTTAAAAGCCGCAATATTCCAGCTGGGCGGAAATGGGGAGTTGGACCATGGGCAAGCGACCGGCAAGCAATAG
- a CDS encoding glycosyltransferase family 4 protein, which produces MRILLINHYAGSVYHGMEFRPYYMSREWVKMGHSVTIVAASFSHLRQKNIDMEEPIKEEYIDGIRYVWLKTPVYHGNGIGRIKNMLSFLRKLYKFEKVINKDLDPDVVIASSTYPLDSYPANWMAKKHKAKFVFELHDLWPMSPMVLGNMSQWHPFIMVMQRAEDYWCKNADLVISLHPYAYKHLITRGMSIDNYRVVTNGIVIEEWDENYHNLPEPHNTTIINLKNQDKFLLGYAGGHALSNGLDLLVNLANSVKIDKSIHFVFVGDGVEKQNLEKMSSSLQLTNISFLPPIPKNTIKTFYTAMDVLTCCLPMTPLLQYGPVMNKTFEYMMAGKPALCSCSSTFDPVSESGCGFTVPSGDVETMSQKLFKLKAMDKKSREDMGAKGRAFAVKNYTYSALACKFIEYIADKY; this is translated from the coding sequence ATGAGGATATTGTTGATAAATCATTACGCAGGATCCGTTTATCACGGAATGGAGTTTCGTCCTTATTACATGTCAAGAGAATGGGTGAAAATGGGGCATAGCGTGACCATTGTTGCTGCCTCTTTTTCACACCTTAGACAAAAAAACATTGACATGGAAGAGCCTATCAAAGAGGAATATATTGATGGGATAAGATATGTGTGGCTGAAGACCCCCGTTTATCACGGAAACGGAATAGGCAGGATAAAGAATATGCTCTCTTTTCTCCGCAAGCTCTATAAATTTGAAAAGGTAATAAACAAAGATCTTGATCCTGATGTGGTCATTGCGTCTTCGACATACCCATTGGATTCTTATCCGGCAAACTGGATGGCGAAAAAGCATAAGGCAAAATTTGTCTTCGAGCTCCACGACCTCTGGCCGATGTCTCCAATGGTACTGGGCAACATGTCCCAATGGCACCCTTTTATTATGGTAATGCAGAGAGCGGAGGATTATTGGTGTAAAAATGCAGATTTGGTGATATCACTACATCCATATGCATATAAACACCTGATTACAAGAGGAATGAGCATAGATAATTACAGGGTAGTTACTAATGGAATTGTTATTGAAGAATGGGACGAAAATTATCATAATTTACCTGAGCCACACAATACGACTATTATAAACTTAAAAAATCAGGATAAATTTCTGCTAGGTTACGCAGGGGGACATGCACTAAGTAACGGATTGGATTTGTTGGTTAATTTAGCTAATTCAGTAAAAATTGACAAAAGCATTCATTTTGTTTTTGTGGGGGATGGCGTTGAAAAACAAAATCTTGAGAAAATGTCATCTTCCCTACAATTAACAAATATTTCATTTTTGCCTCCCATACCTAAAAATACAATTAAAACATTTTACACAGCTATGGATGTTTTGACCTGTTGCTTGCCAATGACGCCATTATTACAGTATGGCCCTGTAATGAATAAAACTTTTGAATATATGATGGCAGGAAAACCTGCATTATGTTCATGTTCCTCTACATTTGATCCCGTAAGTGAATCTGGGTGTGGTTTTACTGTACCCTCAGGGGATGTTGAAACGATGTCTCAGAAGTTATTTAAACTCAAAGCAATGGATAAAAAATCAAGAGAGGATATGGGTGCTAAAGGACGTGCTTTTGCTGTAAAAAATTATACATACTCTGCCTTAGCATGTAAATTTATTGAATATATTGCTGATAAATATTAA
- a CDS encoding nucleotide sugar dehydrogenase → MILINKIKSQTAHIGVIGLGYVGLPLSVEKAKAGFVVLGFDVQCEKVDMVNRGENYIGDIVPQDLKDLVASGHLSATCDFDRLIECDVIAICVPTPLDKFKQPDLSYIVNSAKEISKRMHKDMLVVLESTTYPGTTEEVVKPILEESGLKVGKDFHLAFSPERVDPGNLRYKTHNTPKVVGGCTPECTEIAKTLYSIVLGADVFTVSSPKEAEATKILENTFRIVNCALANEMAIVYDKMGINVWEVIAAASTKPFGFIPFYPGPGVGGHCIPLDPFYLTYKAREYDYHTKLIELAGEINDGMPNYVVERLMDILNEHGKALSKSKIMLLGIAYKGDIDDLRESPALKVWEELEKKHAQVVFHDPYCKTAKWKGNEVASVELSEEEIKSCDAVVITTLHTKNVDYKLILDNAKAVFDTKNAISSALGKEAVEAENLYRL, encoded by the coding sequence ATGATATTAATTAATAAAATTAAATCTCAAACCGCTCATATAGGTGTAATTGGTCTTGGATACGTGGGACTTCCTCTTTCGGTAGAAAAGGCAAAAGCGGGATTTGTCGTTCTTGGCTTTGACGTACAATGCGAAAAGGTGGACATGGTCAACAGGGGAGAGAACTACATCGGTGACATTGTGCCCCAGGACCTCAAGGACCTTGTTGCAAGTGGACATCTTTCTGCTACCTGTGACTTTGACAGGCTTATTGAGTGCGATGTGATTGCGATCTGTGTCCCTACACCTCTGGATAAATTCAAACAGCCGGACCTTTCATACATAGTCAACTCCGCAAAAGAGATTTCCAAGAGAATGCACAAGGATATGCTTGTGGTACTCGAATCTACAACATATCCCGGTACGACGGAAGAGGTAGTCAAGCCCATACTCGAAGAGAGCGGTCTCAAAGTAGGCAAGGATTTCCACCTCGCATTCAGCCCGGAAAGGGTAGATCCCGGAAATTTGCGATATAAAACACATAATACCCCAAAGGTGGTAGGTGGTTGTACTCCCGAGTGTACAGAGATAGCAAAGACTCTCTACAGCATCGTGCTTGGGGCAGATGTATTTACAGTCTCATCACCAAAAGAGGCAGAGGCGACCAAAATACTCGAAAACACATTCCGCATAGTCAACTGCGCCCTTGCAAATGAAATGGCGATCGTTTACGACAAAATGGGCATCAACGTGTGGGAAGTAATAGCAGCGGCATCAACAAAGCCTTTCGGTTTCATTCCTTTCTATCCCGGCCCGGGAGTTGGTGGCCACTGCATACCGCTTGATCCTTTCTATCTTACATACAAGGCCAGGGAGTATGATTACCATACAAAACTTATAGAGCTTGCCGGAGAGATAAACGATGGTATGCCAAATTATGTGGTTGAACGCCTAATGGACATTTTGAATGAGCACGGAAAAGCATTAAGCAAGAGCAAGATAATGCTCCTGGGTATAGCATATAAAGGTGACATAGATGACCTTAGAGAATCGCCGGCGCTTAAAGTATGGGAAGAACTGGAGAAAAAACACGCACAGGTCGTATTCCATGATCCTTACTGCAAAACAGCCAAATGGAAAGGCAATGAAGTCGCATCAGTTGAACTTTCAGAAGAAGAAATTAAGTCATGTGATGCAGTCGTTATTACAACGCTACATACAAAGAATGTTGATTATAAACTGATTCTGGATAACGCCAAGGCAGTCTTTGACACCAAAAATGCCATATCCTCAGCACTGGGCAAAGAAGCTGTGGAAGCGGAGAATCTGTACCGCTTGTAA